From Saccharomycodes ludwigii strain NBRC 1722 chromosome IV, whole genome shotgun sequence, one genomic window encodes:
- a CDS encoding uncharacterized protein (similar to Saccharomyces cerevisiae YJL082W | IML2 | Increased Minichromosome Loss (paralog of YKR018C | protein of unknown function)) — protein MFKFFGRGRQNSISSNKSNSSELSTTSASAKDDAIIKKSKLILKQAHDFEIALQAMDYLLDDRTKLGFKILNDEEQVIEGKSESIVPPGCPTILVLATGVIEFLEATLGFESSVILKAGATLGKAEQLSLKAQQYNIKYNLKTSHLYPPGTEFQVTYTESCLLNALLMLFSESMMESAKALLKLKKAYNTLQEILKLINKAQLEHKSSSASISGKRPPSAQQHTVTAPSRNPSISSVSNLTPATTPVVETPATNSSSASISSRSGATNIQGNNQSGSTSNLRIPNTPTGRLHSNSVTSIHSTSSSSSLSKSNTHSPANNASQISMDVPYKFSNAQSLEETDKELLEFADKIYEMRDKRLCGSHIGNPPASIRLRTELGISSTKVDDEDGTAIEEDIDVQHTYLNGAKCNQQCTVDEFIHSGVNLCFGILQVILSLLPPAIGAVLSVIGVRGNREDGLRMVWKCVKERNIHGGLGLSALLFYYNGPFQFVDDDFDIPLKSSDHSIKTEQKEKNGSEDVELTNDLVDKLKADDNAKADQHPDEMTSDELLHPGIRLERELLKARAVFPNSALWLLQESMLLSKKGKLKEAVELMDSIDATTIEMKQVKAQLVFTRAITLVHLHEFERAAQDFLYLIEINEWSHAFYTYFAGCCYLENYRMCQMNLLDSSKKEYYHEKAVELIFSAPNLLNKKKWMAKNLPFDRFMQRKVDQIKAIQSKHNIKDPLDAIATSPVHELSYLYQGFSRMDEDLLKLSLKLITEYENPATELKLPDQEMIKNFMTAVIYRRIGRVEEGCRILDTELIPEIIYDVNPTTNKTRFNKLTQDPWLYPSALYERALFSWKIKNIDGLTESRDWLQRALDFAGDYELSTRVGMRVKAALGRVQDSLSK, from the coding sequence ATGTTTAAGTTTTTTGGAAGAGGAAGACAAAATTCTATTTCTTCAAACAAATCAAATTCTTCAGAACTTTCTACAACTAGTGCTTCAGCTAAAGATGATgctataatcaaaaaatcaaagttgattttaaaacagGCACACGACTTTGAGATTGCTTTACAAGCAATGgattatttattggatGATCGTACCAAACTAGGattcaaaattttaaatgatgaaGAACAAGTCATCGAGGGTAAATCGGAAAGTATTGTACCCCCTGGCTGCCCAACAATTTTAGTCTTGGCTACTGGTGTTATTGAGTTCTTGGAGGCAACTTTAGGGTTTGAAAGTAGCGTCATCTTAAAGGCTGGTGCCACTTTGGGAAAGGCTGAGCAATTATCTTTAAAAGCGCAACAATATAATATCAAGTATAACTTGAAAACCAGTCATTTGTACCCACCAGGAACCGAATTTCAGGTTACTTACACTGAAAGTTGTTTGTTGAATGCTCTTTTGATGTTGTTCAGTGAAAGTATGATGGAGAGTGCCAAAGCTttgttaaaattgaaaaaagctTATAATACTTTACaggaaattttaaaattgattaATAAGGCCCAACTGGAGCACAAGTCAAGCAGTGCCAGCATCAGTGGTAAAAGACCACCCAGTGCTCAACAACATACTGTTACTGCACCATCCAGAAACCCATCTATTTCCAGCGTTTCTAACTTAACTCCAGCTACCACTCCAGTTGTTGAAACACCAGCCACAAACAGTAGTAGTGCTAGTATTTCGAGTAGATCAGGTGCCACCAACATCCAAGGTAATAATCAATCTGGATCCACTTCCAACTTGAGAATTCCAAATACACCAACCGGAAGATTACATTCTAATTCTGTTACTAGTATTCATAGTACCTCTAGCAGCTCATCTTTGTCTAAATCCAATACCCACTCTCCTGCTAACAATGCTTCCCAAATTTCTATGGATGTTCCATATAAGTTTAGCAATGCTCAATCATTGGAAGAAACAGATAAAGAACTGTTGGAATTTGCTGATAAGATCTATGAAATGAGAGACAAAAGATTGTGTGGTTCTCATATTGGGAACCCACCTGCCTCTATTAGATTACGTACGGAATTAGGGATAAGTTCAACAAAAGTTGATGATGAGGATGGCACTGCCATTGAAGAAGACATTGATGTTCAGCACACTTATTTGAATGGAGCCAAGTGCAACCAGCAGTGCACTGTTGATGAGTTTATTCATTCTGGGGTTAATCTATGCTTTGGTATTCTACAAGtgattttatctttattgcCACCTGCCATCGGCGCAGTCCTAAGTGTTATTGGTGTCAGGGGTAATAGAGAAGATGGTTTAAGAATGGTTTGGAAATGTgttaaagaaagaaatattCACGGTGGTTTGGGTTTGTCtgctttattattttattataatggtCCTTTCCAGTttgttgatgatgattttgaCATCCCTTTGAAAAGTAGTGATCACAGTATTAAGACCGAacagaaggaaaaaaacgGATCCGAGGACGTGGAATTGACTAACGATTTGGTAGATAAGTTAAAAGCTGATGATAATGCTAAAGCTGATCAGCATCCCGATGAGATGACCAGTGATGAGTTACTGCATCCTGGTATTAGATTAGAGAGGGAATTATTGAAAGCACGGGCTGTTTTCCCTAACAGTGCCCTATGGCTATTGCAAGAAAGTATGCTCTTATCTAAGAAGGGCAAATTAAAGGAAGCTGTCGAACTAATGGACTCTATTGATGCTACTACTATTGAAATGAAGCAGGTCAAAGCGCAACTAGTTTTCACTAGGGCCATCACTTTGGTTCATTTACATGAATTTGAGAGAGCTGCTCAAGATTTCTTGTATTTAATTGAGATTAACGAATGGTCACATGCTTTTTACACATACTTTGCCGGTTGCTGTTATTTGGAGAATTACAGAATGTGCCAAATGAATTTACTAGACtcttcaaaaaaagaatattatcATGAGAAGGCTGTTGAGTTGATCTTTAGTGCTccaaatttattgaataagaaaaaatggaTGGCTAAAAATTTACCATTTGATAGATTTATGCAAAGAAAAGTAGATCAAATTAAGGCTATTCAATCCAAACATAATATCAAAGATCCATTGGATGCCATTGCTACTTCTCCAGTTCACGAATTATCGTATTTGTACCAAGGTTTCTCAAGAATGGATGaggatttattaaaattaagcTTGAAATTAATTACTGAATATGAGAATCCAGCTACTGAATTAAAGTTGCCCGATCAAGAAatgattaaaaatttcatGACTGCAGTTATATATAGAAGAATTGGTCGTGTTGAAGAAGGTTGTAGAATTTTGGATACTGAGTTAATACCTGAAATTATTTATGATGTTAATCCTACTACTAACAAAACCAGATTTAATAAGTTAACTCAAGATCCTTGGTTATATCCATCTGCACTATATGAACGtgctttattttcttgGAAAATTAAGAATATTGATGGTTTGACGGAGTCCAGAGATTGGTTACAGAGAGCATTAGATTTTGCCGGTGATTATGAATTGAGTACCCGTGTTGGTATGAGAGTAAAAGCCGCTTTGGGTAGGGTTCAAGATTCTTTATCTAAATGA
- the YPT52 gene encoding Rab family GTPase YPT52 (similar to Saccharomyces cerevisiae YKR014C | YPT52 | Yeast Protein Two), which translates to MLQYKLVLLGDSSVGKSSIVQRFVKDSFDEQRESTIGAAFLSQTIKIKSPNKDNDQENDEDIAIKFEIWDTAGQERYRSLAPMYYRNANAAVVVYDVTAKDSLNKAITWVDELKSKVDDEKKLVISLVGNKIDLISSTNDINESANSPGRQVDLLDAENFAKEHNLLFHEVSAKTGKGVRDVFYEIATLLYKQKLEDDALNKKDTNENEDRSINVALSRPSTNDPTSCCS; encoded by the coding sequence ATGTTACAATATAAATTGGTTTTATTAGGTGACTCTTCAGTAGGTAAATCTTCCATAGTTCAAAGGTTTGTTAAAGATTCATTTGACGAACAACGTGAAAGCACTATCGGTGCAGCATTCTTATCACAAACTATAAAGATTAAATCACCAAATAAGGACAATGACCAAgaaaatgatgaagataTTGCTATAAAATTCGAAATATGGGATACAGCAGGGCAAGAGCGTTATAGGTCATTAGCTCCTATGTATTATCGTAATGCTAATGCTGCTGTTGTAGTTTATGACGTTACAGCCAAGGattctttaaataaagcCATTACTTGGGTTGACGaattaaaaagtaaagttgatgatgaaaaaaaattagtaatTTCTTTAGTAggtaataaaatagatttgATTTCCTCAACTAATGATATAAACGAAAGTGCCAATAGTCCAGGTAGACAAGTAGATTTATTAGATGCAGAAAACTTTGCCAAAGAACATAACTTATTATTTCATGAAGTGAGTGCCAAAACTGGTAAAGGGGTCAGAGATGTTTTTTATGAAATTGCCACTTTGTTATATAAGCAGAAACTGGAAGATGACGCattgaataaaaaggacacgaatgaaaatgaagataGATCCATAAATGTTGCATTATCAAGACCGAGCACAAACGATCCTACATCGTGCTGCTCTTAG
- the MIC60 gene encoding Mic60p (similar to Saccharomyces cerevisiae YKR016W | MIC60 | MItochondrial contact site and Cristae organizing system): MLKLSRTTINVTKRLSSTITAPKNVGSKHPISNFFIKLSLATGAFYVGGVALSEYNDQFGSLFTDNVPLAEEACELYESFRDGELFNGSANGSAIHSTAYETFEDLKNKIGKLGSKEIPSGSGVSPQPLVDQNELSEVSAAAATVPANIIPLSLKQLVSNTPANNEVVGQLLKVTNETIDVINRGGFKLPEKDVNELNKQLNILNDIVSKSNVQLNKLADQSIITTSNVLQQEYNEKLVKEQALLDQKYLHEFNNFKEKLEAKFQKQLKTELTTNEENLSAKQANQVALLSIKQVEQFNRILKEKLDQEREGRLSKLEQLDAAVSTLDGTITKLDKYVLTREAVTQLVTLCSQLKDNLILGSGGDDLVKHVEKIKLLASVIPYASMCGCKNCKKSGFCSCGCSRKKKLMDYAASELETVLTSTPDVPVLTNEQLYNRWNLLSDKLKEASLLPPNAGILGHFGAKIFSKLLFDKTGISKDNDMENVVACVSEYIKLAKLDLAVEEVVSLDGWARVLCNDWIIEARKKLEVQTLVDVIYGEARTT, from the coding sequence atgttGAAACTATCTAGAACTACAATAAACGTAACTAAAAGATTATCTTCAACAATAACAGCACCTAAAAACGTGGGTTCAAAACACCCAATCAgtaatttctttattaagCTATCCCTAGCGACTGGTGCTTTTTATGTGGGTGGTGTAGCCTTATCAGAGTATAACGACCAGTTTGGTTCTCTTTTTACCGATAATGTTCCATTGGCTGAAGAAGCCTGTGAATTATATGAATCTTTTAGAGACGGAGAATTATTCAACGGTTCCGCAAATGGTTCTGCAATCCATTCTACTGCATATGAGACTTTCGAGGACTTGAAAAATAAGATCGGCAAATTAGGTTCAAAAGAAATTCCTTCTGGAAGTGGTGTTAGCCCTCAACCACTTGTTGATCAGAATGAATTGAGTGAAGTCagtgctgctgctgctacTGTTCCGGCTAACATCATTCCCTTAAGTTTGAAACAATTGGTTTCAAATACTCCTGCCAATAATGAAGTTGTTGGTCAGTTGCTAAAAGTCACTAATGAAACTATCGATGTCATAAATAGAGGAGGCTTCAAATTACCAGAAAAAGATGTGAATGagttaaataaacaattaaatatattgaacGATATTGTTTCTAAATCCAATGTTcaattaaacaaattagCTGACCAATCCATTATCACTACTTCAAATGTCCTACAACAAGAAtacaatgaaaaattagttAAAGAACAAGCACTATTAGATCAAAAATACTTGCACgaatttaacaattttaaagaaaaactaGAGGCCAAATTCCAAAAGCAATTGAAAACTGAATTAACAAcaaatgaagaaaatttaaGTGCCAAGCAGGCTAACCAAGTTGCTTTGCTATCCATTAAACAAGTTGAACAATTCAACAGGattttaaaggaaaaattagaTCAAGAAAGGGAAGGCAGGTTGTCCAAATTAGAGCAATTGGATGCAGCTGTGAGTACTTTAGACGGCACAATCACAAAACTAGACAAATATGTTCTAACACGTGAAGCCGTTACCCAATTGGTCACCCTTTGTTCTCAACTAAAGGACAATTTGATATTAGGCTCAGGTGGCGATGATTTGGTTAAGCATGTTGAGAAAATCAAGCTATTGGCTAGTGTTATACCTTACGCTTCTATGTGTGGTTGTAAGAACTGTAAGAAGTCAGGCTTTTGTTCTTGTGGTTGTTCTAGAAAGAAGAAGCTAATGGATTACGCCGCCAGTGAGTTAGAGACAGTTTTAACTTCTACTCCAGATGTTCCAGTATTAACTAACGAACAATTGTATAATAGATGGAATTTATTGTCTGACAAGTTAAAGGAAGCTTCTTTACTACCACCAAATGCTGGTATTTTGGGTCATTTTGGTGCTAAgattttttctaaattgttatttgatAAAACTGGTATTTCCAAAGATAATGACATGGAAAACGTCGTTGCCTGTGTTTCCGAATACATTAAATTAGCCAAATTGGATTTAGCAGTTGAAGAGGTTGTCTCATTAGATGGATGGGCACGTGTTTTGTGTAATGATTGGATTATTGAAGCTAGAAAAAAGTTGGAAGTCCAAACGTTAGTAGATGTTATTTACGGTGAAGCTAGAACAACTTGA
- the HEL1 gene encoding E3 ubiquitin-protein ligase HEL1 (similar to Saccharomyces cerevisiae YKR017C | HEL1 | Histone E3 Ligase): protein MTKLDPFCCHSIGSNSELSYTDEDEFYEVIDIGKEQEEEEKEEEEEEEGEDDGDTDTEEFIFENSDSDSDTYSFESQFLNIKENVLKTSKNLSPKSSTSNKHSINDVKVDYDCLNTLQLYDMLIESKIRRLKPIFKISETRLLNLLAYFDWNEDRLIERYTENKEDTLSSCGINIFGSDNGNDIKNVIKLEAKKSYVCPICCEDNLEWVFYLKTCKHHACQECYQRYIKDEINKSKLVKCMNCDNTLNLNDLDLIMGDKDDGSRKLLEFSIRSFITKHSDQYKWCPFADCDQIIHVKDTCQLVEFPRYHISPYVKCNNDHNFCFQCGREKHAPADCRLANNWIKKADKESATLNWVFANTKECPRCSVNIEKNGGCNHMICGGCKYEFCWVCEQDWEPHKNSFFNCIKYEKGKVGNNVEDENSDSNKTKNGKLPKDFQKYKHYYRLFSEHEQSAKLDMKLYAQIEKKIQSMQETVGISWIEGQFLQESINNLINARTALKWSFALSYYSDQSHNLTKIFEDNQLLLASNIEELSQLFTEKDPRMLLEMKLKCLNKAQFVKARMEALIECGRELLSKGICS, encoded by the coding sequence ATGACTAAATTGGACCCATTTTGTTGTCATTCAATAGGTAGTAATAGCGAATTAAGTTACACCGATGAGGATGAATTTTATGAAGTCATCGACATCGGAAAAGAGcaagaggaagaagaaaaagaagaagaagaagaagaagaaggagaagacGATGGTGATACCGATACTgaagaatttatttttgaaaatagtgATTCAGACAGTGATACATACAGTTTTGAAAgccaatttttaaatattaaggAAAATGTGCTCAAGACATCCAAGAACTTATCCCCTAAAAGTTCGACTAGCAATAAACATTCCATTAATGATGTAAAGGTGGATTATGATTGTTTAAATACCTTACAACTATATGACATGTTAATAGAAAGTAAAATTAGAAGATTAAAACcgatttttaaaatatcagaaACTCGACtgttaaatttattagCGTATTTCGACTGGAACGAAGACCGTCTTATTGAAAGGTACACCGAAAATAAGGAAGATACTTTAAGTTCTTGtggtataaatatatttggtTCGGACAATGgcaatgatattaaaaacgTTATTAAGCTGGAGGCTAAGAAAAGTTATGTTTGTCCTATTTGTTGCGAAGATAACTTAGAGTGGGTTTTCTACCTCAAGACTTGTAAACACCACGCATGCCAAGAGTGTTACCAAAGATATATTAAAGACGAAATAAATAAGAGTAAGCTGGTAAAATGTATGAACTGTGATAATACTCTAAACTTGAACGATTTGGATTTAATCATGGGAGACAAGGATGACGGAAGTAGAAAGTTACTAGAATTTAGTATAAGGAGCTTTATTACTAAACATTCTGATCAATATAAATGGTGTCCTTTTGCTGATTGTGATCAAATTATACATGTTAAAGACACTTGCCAATTAGTGGAGTTTCCCAGGTATCATATTTCTCCATATGTAAAATGTAATAATGACCACAATTTCTGTTTCCAATGCGGAAGAGAAAAACATGCACCGGCAGATTGTCGTTTAGCAAATAATTGGATTAAAAAAGCTGATAAAGAATCTGCAACTTTAAATTGGGTCTTTGCAAATACCAAAGAATGCCCTCGGTGTTCAGttaatattgaaaagaaCGGTGGGTGTAATCATATGATATGTGGTGGCTGTAAATATGAATTTTGTTGGGTTTGTGAACAAGATTGGGAGCCGCATAAAAATagcttttttaattgtattAAATACGAAAAGGGTAAAGTTGGAAATAATGTTGAAGATGAAAATTctgatagtaataaaacGAAAAATGGGAAACTGCCAAaagattttcaaaaatataaacattatTATAGGCTATTTTCCGAACATGAACAAAGTGCTAAACTAGATATGAAATTATATGCTCAAATAGAGAAGAAGATTCAGTCAATGCAAGAAACAGTGGGGATTTCATGGATCGAGGGCCAGTTTTTACAAGAGTCCatcaataatttaataaatgcaAGAACAGCTCTTAAATGGTCTTTTGCTTTAAGTTATTATTCCGATCAATCACACAATCTAACAAAGATTTTTGAGGACAACCAGTTGTTACTAGCATCAAATATCGAGGAATTATCACAATTATTTACAGAAAAGGATCCACGGATGCTTTTagaaatgaaattaaaatgttTGAACAAGGCACAATTCGTTAAAGCGCGTATGGAAGCGTTGATTGAATGTGGTCGCGAATTATTGTCGAAGGGGATTTGTTCTTAA
- the ARP4 gene encoding Arp4p (similar to Saccharomyces cerevisiae YJL081C | ARP4 | Actin-Related Protein) — MINTATGSTTSTTNNASLQVYAGDEITSVIIDPGSYTTNIGISGLDYPQIQTPSSYGIQSEEESDTGSITDKKKNDNSRKFFNEQSLLFPRKDYEINRVVENGMILNWDVAEEQWSYFLEKELYLPSTKGVPCFLSEPIWNTEDNRKKSLEVLLESMQFEAMFLAPTPTCLSFAMGRANCLVVDIGHDCCSASPVLDGLTLSKSTRRNFFAGNFLNELLKEKIIDKCQNSTKIKDLIPLFKIKQKSPELILKKFDFDIHPSLVNYGNERGFLQECKETLLQAVPGLKNDLPLTASRLIESPWGETIEFTNEERYELPNQLFDPTTIPANWPIDANGVVETWHNDYIPLKRNNNKQQNTETQDDTATPAPDTDSTLPSATTAARNNGDERINDISGLVDIVYASIMDCDVDVRGTLAHNIVVTGGTSYIPGLVDKLQTELSKKLPALKLRTLTSGTLNERVYQSWLGGSILTSLGTFHQLWVGKEEYNEVGADRLLKTRFR, encoded by the coding sequence atgataaacaCTGCTACTGGTTCTACCACTTCAACAACTAATAACGCCTCATTACAGGTTTATGCAGGTGATGAAATTACCTCAGTCATTATAGACCCTGGATCTTATACAACAAATATCGGCATTTCAGGATTGGATTATCCCCAAATTCAAACCCCATCATCTTATGGCATACAATCAGAGGAAGAATCAGACACAGGTAGCATTacagacaaaaaaaagaatgacAATAGCAGGAAGTTTTTCAACGAGCAATCTCTACTATTTCCCAGAAAAGATTATGAAATAAATAGAGTAGTTGAAAATGGAATGATTCTTAATTGGGATGTGGCCGAAGAACAATGGTCTTATTTTCTAGAAAAAGAGTTATATTTACCTTCGACAAAAGGGGTTCCCTGCTTTCTAAGCGAACCAATATGGAATACAGAAGAtaataggaaaaaaagtttggAGGTTTTATTGGAAAGTATGCAATTCGAGGCTATGTTTCTAGCACCGACACCTACTTGTTTATCTTTTGCCATGGGTAGAGCTAATTGTTTGGTGGTTGATATTGGCCATGACTGTTGTAGTGCTAGTCCCGTCCTTGATGGTTTAACCCTATCAAAGAGTACCAGGAGAAACTTTTTTGCTGGtaactttttaaatgagcttttaaaggaaaaaatcaTCGATAAATGCCAAAATTcaactaaaataaaagactTGATAcctttatttaaaattaaacaaaaatcaCCAGAATTAAtacttaaaaaatttgattttgataTTCATCCTTCTTTGGTTAACTATGGTAATGAACGTGGGTTTCTGCAGGAATGTAAAGAGACTCTATTACAAGCTGTGCCTGggttaaaaaatgatttacCATTGACAGCTTCAAGATTAATTGAATCGCCATGGGGCGAAACTATTGAATTTACTAATGAAGAAAGATATGAATTGCCCAACCAACTATTCGATCCAACAACCATTCCTGCAAATTGGCCAATTGATGCAAATGGAGTTGTAGAAACTTGGCATAATGATTATATTCCattaaaaaggaataataataaacaacaaaatacaGAAACTCAAGATGATACAGCTACTCCAGCACCAGATACAGACTCAACCTTGCCTTCAGCAACAACGGCTGCTAGAAATAATGGAGATGAGCGGATTAACGACATCTCGGGTTTAGTTGATATCGTATATGCCTCAATCATGGATTGTGATGTGGATGTTAGAGGAACTTTGGCCCATAATATTGTCGTCACCGGTGGTACCTCTTATATACCGGGCCTTGTCGATAAATTACAAACTGAGTTGAGTAAGAAACTTCCAGCTTTGAAACTAAGAACGTTAACTTCAGGTACTTTAAATGAGAGAGTATATCAATCCTGGTTGGGTGGTAGTATCTTGACAAGTTTAGGCACTTTTCATCAATTATGGGTTGGTAAAGAGGAATATAATGAAGTTGGGGCCGATAGATTATTAAAGACAAGatttagataa